The genomic interval TGCTGAAACCTTTTCCTTTAATGGTCAATACTATCTCAGTAGTACCTGCGGGAAGAGTATCCTGTATACGCAAGGATGTCTTTTCAGCAGAAGGATTTACATGACAACTGTACAGACAGCACATCATCATGGCCGCTATGGCCACACTCATTTTCCTGTAAAGCATAAAATTATTCTTTTTGGGGTTCAGGGTTTAAAAAAACAGCGCCTGTAGTGTATGGAGCTAACCGCGACTGTTGGTATTTCAAATAAATCGGACGCAAAGATAAGGAGTACTCATGGAATAACAATGCGTATTAATACCTGAAAATAAAAATTGAGTATTGGTACTGAATGAAAAATTGAGCAGAAGCGTGTTGTAAAAGCCGTCCACCGTATTATGGCGAAGTAGCACGAAGACCACTGATGTATAGATACAATGGCAGAATTGAGAACGGCAATCAATAAAAAAAGGGTAACTGAAAAGTAAAATCAGACATTGAGAATCGCCTGGACGACTAGCTGTTCTATCAGGTGCTCAAATAAAAGAGGGTGTATCAGAAAGTATGATACACCCTCTTTTTTACCTGGTGAATGTATTATTTAATCAGCTTCAGCTCATTGATGATGTTGCTTGCGCCGCCCAGTTTATCAACGCACCATAGTACGTAGCGTATATCCACACAGATAGTGCGGTTGTATACGGCATCAAACTGGATCTTGTGGCTCAGCGCCTCATAGTTACCGTCAAAGGCAAGACCTATCAGTTCTCCGTTTGCGTTCAGCACAGGAGATCCGGAATTGCCACCGGTGATGTCGTTGGTAGTGATAAAGCAGGTAACGATATCATTTTTCCGGAGGTCTTTATACTGGCCAAAATCCTTTTTGTTGTACAGGGACACATAATTTTCCGGCAGGTCAAATTCGTAGTCGCCCGGTACATATTTTTCCATTACACCTTTCATGGTACATACGTAGTCGTATGCTACCGCATCGCGGGGGGCATATGGCTTTACCTGGCCGTAGGTTACACGCATGGAGAAGTTGGCGTCAGGATACCAGTTTTTAGTGGGTTCCATTTCCATTCTTCCTTTCAGGTAAGCGCGGCCCAGGTCATTATTTTTGGTAACGAACTGATTGTATAGCGGCAGGTATTTGGTAGTGAAATTCTTGATGAATGCGCTGGAATAAGCAAATGCGGGGTCTGTTTGCAGGGTTACTGCATCGGGATTGGCAATGAAGGCTTTCCAGCGGGCATCGTTGAGGATCATTGAGCCTGACATAAGTGCAGCAGCCCAGAGGCGGTAAGTATTGTCATCTTCCAGGCTACCGAATTTCGCTTTGATAGCATCATAAAACCCGATGGGATGTTGTGCCAGGGGAATATCGGTATAGAACAGGTGACAGGTAGCAGCCAGTATTTTCTGGTCGCTCATTTTATCTTCCTCTTCCAGGAAGGCAGCACGCGCTTTATCTGCAGCCATGATGCTTTGTTTGATCATGTCGGCCGAAGTACCGGATTGTACCAGTGCTTTTTCTACCGCCATCAGGCTGCCTGCAAAAGCGGCCAGCGGAGAACCCATAATGCCTTCATTGATATATATACGGTGTTTGGCGTAGGGAGTCCATGCCTTGTAGGATGCAGCATAGTCAGCGAAGATATTGGCGTATTCATCCTTACCCTGCGCCCATTTTTCAAAGGCGGCCTCCTGTTTCTGTTTTTCTTCCAGCACCTTGTACTTCACCAGCTGTTTAGTTTCTCCGTCGAAGAATTTCCAGTAGTTAGCGATGCCGGCATATGAGGAGGCCAGTTTCAGCTTGATAGCCGGATCTTTCTTCATCTGTTCGAACATGTATTTCAGGCGAACATTACGCAGGCCCACTATAGAAGGATTTTCCACAGTTATTTTCAGCTTTACGCCTTCAGAGCTTTCGTAGCGGTTGGTACCACCCGGATAAC from Chitinophaga filiformis carries:
- a CDS encoding S46 family peptidase, whose amino-acid sequence is MKKNLLILLLLLAAQFAKADEGMWLPYLLGQQVYNDMVKKGLKLTKEQLYSINKASLKDAIIIFGGGCTGEIVSNQGLIFTNHHCGYDAIATASSVEHNYLKNGFYALDKQQEIPAKGLSVQFLVRVDDVTKQVQDALKGLSGQDRQQQQQKTVADIVSQAINGTNYEAKVLPMFKGNQYLLFVYERYKDIRLVGAPPESIGKFGGDTDNWEWPRHTGDFSIFRVYADKDGKPAEYAAANVPLKPKHFLPVSIKGIKENDYAMIFGYPGGTNRYESSEGVKLKITVENPSIVGLRNVRLKYMFEQMKKDPAIKLKLASSYAGIANYWKFFDGETKQLVKYKVLEEKQKQEAAFEKWAQGKDEYANIFADYAASYKAWTPYAKHRIYINEGIMGSPLAAFAGSLMAVEKALVQSGTSADMIKQSIMAADKARAAFLEEEDKMSDQKILAATCHLFYTDIPLAQHPIGFYDAIKAKFGSLEDDNTYRLWAAALMSGSMILNDARWKAFIANPDAVTLQTDPAFAYSSAFIKNFTTKYLPLYNQFVTKNNDLGRAYLKGRMEMEPTKNWYPDANFSMRVTYGQVKPYAPRDAVAYDYVCTMKGVMEKYVPGDYEFDLPENYVSLYNKKDFGQYKDLRKNDIVTCFITTNDITGGNSGSPVLNANGELIGLAFDGNYEALSHKIQFDAVYNRTICVDIRYVLWCVDKLGGASNIINELKLIK